One Amycolatopsis sp. NBC_00355 genomic window carries:
- a CDS encoding DeoR/GlpR family DNA-binding transcription regulator, protein MLARQRQAVILEEARRTGAVRVSDLVTRLGVSDMTVRRDLDVLAGRGLVEKVYGGATSIVGKSTDEPGFEAKSVRQRAQKEAIAALAANLVRPGTAIGISAGTTTWTLARALDAISGLTIVTNSIQVADVLRGSTQPDRTVVLTGGVRTPSDALVGPVAVHSLRSLHLDVVFLGVHGMSDGPGFTTPNLTESETDRALVEAGRKLVVLADHTKWGTVGISTIADLDEADVVVTDDGIPDDAREILAERAGELMIAETAETVEAEEA, encoded by the coding sequence GTGCTGGCGCGTCAGCGACAGGCGGTGATCCTGGAAGAGGCACGCCGGACCGGTGCGGTCCGGGTCAGTGACCTCGTGACCAGGCTGGGCGTGTCCGACATGACGGTCCGCCGCGACCTGGACGTCCTGGCCGGCCGCGGGCTGGTCGAGAAGGTCTACGGCGGCGCGACGTCCATCGTCGGCAAGAGCACCGACGAACCCGGCTTCGAGGCCAAGTCCGTCCGTCAGCGCGCGCAGAAGGAAGCGATCGCCGCGCTCGCGGCGAACCTGGTCCGGCCGGGCACCGCGATCGGCATCTCCGCCGGCACCACCACGTGGACGCTCGCGCGGGCCCTCGACGCGATCTCCGGGCTCACCATCGTCACCAACTCGATCCAGGTCGCGGACGTGCTGCGCGGGTCGACGCAGCCGGACCGCACGGTCGTGCTCACCGGTGGCGTGCGGACGCCGTCGGACGCGCTGGTCGGGCCGGTCGCCGTGCACAGCCTGCGGTCGCTGCACCTCGACGTCGTCTTCCTCGGTGTGCACGGGATGTCCGACGGGCCGGGGTTCACGACGCCGAACCTGACCGAGAGCGAGACCGACCGCGCGCTGGTCGAAGCCGGGCGCAAGCTGGTCGTGCTCGCCGACCACACCAAGTGGGGCACCGTCGGCATCTCGACGATCGCCGACCTGGACGAGGCCGACGTCGTCGTCACCGACGACGGGATTCCCGACGACGCCAGGGAAATACTCGCCGAAAGGGCAGGGGAACTCATGATCGCCGAGACGGCGGAGACAGTCGAGGCTGAAGAAGCGTGA
- a CDS encoding ATP-binding protein — translation MIDPPGEEDPRGTRWGTRRFSLRGRVTLLAAACVAGAVALVSLGAYMVVSSNLYQQLDDGLVARAEAAVNSPQVQTELRQVPGAFLASADLQIGQLNAAPDVQHAVMTYPLSSSAPPFDQRELDVANGDSAQSLRTDFRTDSRVVALPSGHGEAIVLAQSMGPTKRTLNELALVLFLIGGAGILVAAAAGTAVARAGLRPVDRLTSAAERVSKTGDLRPIPVSGDDELARLTQTFNTMLGTVADSQERQRQLVADAGHELRTPLTSLRTNLELLLAASKPGAPPLPDADRVDIVADISGQLDELTQLIGDLVELARQDEPRERFERVELLDVVERALDRARRRAGEINFDVSLQPWVLTGDNSSIERAILNLLDNAVKFSPPDATVWVRLYPLGDGTAVVEVADAGPGIAEEDLPKVFDRFYRSSEARTLPGSGLGLAIVKHAAERHGGAVYAARAPEGGALMTIRLPGAPG, via the coding sequence GTGATCGACCCGCCCGGGGAAGAGGACCCGCGCGGCACCCGCTGGGGTACGCGCCGGTTCTCCCTCCGCGGCCGGGTCACGCTGCTCGCCGCGGCCTGTGTGGCCGGCGCGGTCGCGCTGGTCTCCCTCGGCGCGTACATGGTCGTCAGCAGCAACCTCTACCAGCAGCTGGACGACGGCCTCGTCGCGCGCGCCGAGGCGGCGGTCAACTCGCCGCAGGTGCAGACCGAGCTGCGGCAGGTCCCCGGCGCCTTCCTGGCGAGCGCGGACCTGCAGATCGGGCAGCTCAACGCCGCTCCCGACGTCCAGCACGCCGTGATGACCTACCCGCTGTCGAGCTCGGCGCCGCCGTTCGACCAGCGGGAGCTCGACGTCGCCAACGGCGATTCGGCGCAGTCGCTGCGGACGGACTTCCGCACGGACAGCCGGGTGGTCGCGCTGCCGTCCGGGCACGGCGAGGCCATCGTGCTGGCCCAGTCGATGGGTCCGACCAAGCGCACGCTGAACGAGCTCGCGCTGGTGCTGTTCCTGATCGGCGGCGCGGGCATCCTGGTCGCCGCCGCGGCGGGCACCGCGGTCGCGCGCGCCGGCCTGCGCCCGGTGGACCGGCTGACGTCGGCCGCCGAGCGCGTCTCCAAGACCGGCGACCTGCGGCCGATCCCGGTCAGCGGCGACGACGAGCTGGCCCGCCTCACCCAGACGTTCAACACCATGCTCGGCACGGTCGCGGACTCGCAGGAGCGGCAGCGCCAGCTGGTCGCGGACGCGGGCCACGAGCTGCGGACGCCGTTGACGTCGCTGCGCACCAACCTCGAGCTGCTGCTCGCCGCGAGCAAGCCGGGCGCGCCGCCGCTGCCGGACGCGGACCGCGTCGACATCGTCGCCGACATCAGCGGCCAGCTCGACGAGCTGACCCAGCTCATCGGCGACCTCGTCGAGCTCGCCCGCCAGGACGAGCCGCGCGAGCGCTTCGAGCGCGTCGAGCTGCTGGATGTCGTCGAGCGGGCGCTGGACCGGGCGCGGCGGCGCGCGGGCGAGATCAACTTCGACGTCTCGCTGCAGCCGTGGGTGCTCACCGGGGACAACAGTTCGATCGAACGCGCGATCCTGAACCTGCTGGACAACGCGGTGAAGTTCTCGCCGCCGGACGCGACGGTCTGGGTGCGGCTCTACCCGCTCGGCGACGGCACCGCGGTGGTCGAGGTGGCGGACGCCGGGCCGGGCATCGCGGAGGAGGACCTGCCGAAGGTGTTCGACCGCTTCTACCGCTCGTCGGAGGCGCGGACGCTGCCCGGTTCCGGGCTCGGCCTCGCGATCGTCAAGCACGCGGCCGAGCGCCACGGCGGGGCGGTCTACGCCGCGCGGGCGCCCGAGGGTGGCGCGCTGATGACCATCCGGCTGCCGGGCGCGCCCGGCTGA
- a CDS encoding response regulator transcription factor: MRILVVDDDRAVRDSLRRSLEFNGYQVELAGDGAQALEAIIANRPDAMVLDVMMPRLDGLEVARRLRSTGDDLPILVLTARDTVSDRVSGLDAGADDYLPKPFALEELLARLRALLRRAVPEGPGGQASETLAFADLTLDPGTREVRRGGREISLTRTEFALLELFLSYPKHVLTRGRILEEVWGYDFPTSGNALEVYVGYLRRKTEAEAEPRLIHTVRGVGYVLRETPP; the protein is encoded by the coding sequence ATGCGCATCCTTGTGGTGGACGACGACCGCGCCGTCCGTGATTCGCTCCGGCGGTCCCTGGAGTTCAACGGCTACCAGGTCGAGCTGGCCGGCGACGGTGCGCAGGCGCTCGAGGCGATCATCGCCAATCGGCCGGACGCGATGGTCCTGGACGTCATGATGCCGCGGCTCGACGGCCTGGAGGTCGCCCGCCGCCTGCGCAGCACCGGCGACGACCTGCCGATCCTCGTGCTGACCGCGCGCGACACCGTCTCGGACCGGGTGTCGGGGCTGGACGCCGGCGCCGACGACTACCTGCCGAAACCGTTCGCGCTCGAGGAGCTGCTCGCCCGGCTGCGCGCGCTGCTGCGCCGCGCCGTCCCGGAGGGGCCCGGCGGGCAGGCGTCCGAGACGTTGGCCTTCGCGGACCTCACCCTCGACCCGGGCACGCGCGAGGTGCGCCGCGGCGGCCGCGAGATCAGCCTGACCCGGACCGAGTTCGCGCTGCTGGAACTGTTCCTTTCCTACCCGAAGCACGTCCTCACGCGGGGCCGGATACTGGAGGAAGTATGGGGTTACGACTTCCCGACGTCGGGCAACGCCCTGGAGGTCTACGTCGGCTATTTGCGCCGCAAGACGGAGGCCGAGGCGGAGCCGAGGCTGATCCACACGGTGCGGGGGGTGGGGTACGTCCTGAGGGAAACTCCCCCGTGA
- a CDS encoding trimeric intracellular cation channel family protein — protein MLLTALEFLGLVAFAASGALAAVRARLDVFGVVVVGLTTALGGGVIRDVLLGIHPPTTLRNWPYLAVCAVTALVVFVFHPQVARLRRGVLLADALGLGVFATAGTTIALNAGATVYAACLIGMTTGIGGGAVRDLLLREIPLVLRKEIYAVAALAGSVLVAIGHALRLPEGPVTVVAAAAVVAVWMVALWRHWNAPVARGPE, from the coding sequence ATGCTGCTCACGGCGCTGGAGTTCCTCGGGCTCGTCGCCTTCGCGGCGTCCGGGGCGCTGGCCGCCGTGCGGGCGCGGCTCGACGTCTTCGGTGTCGTCGTGGTCGGGCTCACCACGGCGCTCGGCGGCGGGGTCATCCGGGACGTCCTGCTCGGCATCCACCCGCCGACGACGCTGCGGAACTGGCCCTACCTCGCCGTCTGCGCGGTGACCGCGCTCGTCGTGTTCGTCTTCCACCCGCAGGTCGCGCGGCTGCGGCGGGGTGTGCTGCTCGCCGACGCGCTCGGGCTCGGTGTGTTCGCCACCGCCGGGACGACCATCGCGCTCAACGCCGGCGCGACCGTCTACGCCGCGTGCCTGATCGGCATGACGACCGGGATCGGCGGTGGCGCCGTGCGCGATCTGCTGCTCCGGGAAATCCCGCTGGTCCTGCGGAAAGAGATCTACGCCGTGGCCGCGCTGGCTGGCTCGGTGCTCGTCGCGATCGGTCACGCTCTGCGACTGCCCGAGGGGCCGGTCACCGTCGTGGCGGCCGCGGCCGTGGTGGCCGTGTGGATGGTCGCGCTCTGGCGGCATTGGAACGCCCCGGTCGCGCGCGGTCCGGAGTGA
- a CDS encoding response regulator: MIKLMFADDEELVRSGLRAMMSGAQDIEIVGEASDGRSAVEVARRYHPDVALLDIKMRAPDDGIRALRAILALPDPPTVAMLTTFDIDEYVSLALRLGANGFLLKDIDPAALLRAVRDLAKGGAVLDPGVAARMVQSHRDEQRAAQPARKLLASLSEREREVVALIGQGLSNAEIGGRLHLSEATVKGYVSAVLSKIGAANRVQAALLAYRGGLLDQ, encoded by the coding sequence TTGATCAAGCTCATGTTCGCCGACGACGAGGAACTGGTGCGCTCGGGGTTGCGCGCGATGATGTCCGGGGCCCAGGACATCGAGATCGTGGGCGAGGCGAGCGACGGCAGATCCGCGGTGGAGGTCGCGCGTCGGTATCACCCTGACGTGGCCCTTCTCGACATCAAGATGCGTGCCCCCGACGACGGCATCCGGGCGCTGCGGGCCATCCTCGCCCTTCCTGACCCGCCCACCGTCGCCATGCTGACCACCTTCGACATCGACGAGTACGTCAGCCTCGCGCTGCGGCTCGGGGCCAACGGCTTCCTGCTCAAGGACATCGACCCCGCCGCGCTGCTGCGGGCCGTGCGGGACCTGGCCAAAGGCGGTGCCGTCCTCGATCCGGGGGTGGCCGCGCGGATGGTGCAGTCGCACCGGGACGAGCAACGCGCCGCTCAGCCGGCTCGCAAGCTGCTCGCCTCTCTCTCCGAACGGGAACGTGAGGTCGTCGCGCTGATCGGGCAGGGTCTCAGCAACGCTGAGATCGGTGGGCGGCTCCACCTGTCCGAAGCCACCGTCAAGGGGTACGTCTCCGCCGTGCTCTCCAAGATCGGGGCCGCCAACCGCGTGCAGGCCGCGCTGCTGGCCTACCGCGGTGGCCTGCTCGACCAATAG
- a CDS encoding TIGR02679 family protein produces MELSPDLMPLWTVVHARLSGGLAVSRVKVGPLDLGQRTALADLLGSARLPGEHVEISLAKLDEVLLDRIGQDSRAVVSRLVGPIGDRAAERREAAARRAELWDWLGGHPVVTAQPALGDWVAGIRRAGLVEQSIPRTKEELAKVLRVLSELPAAGQPLPKFADEVLGDTHALDEGKRCANLVLKALVAIYDVPPPADAPERRALWERAGIADDQLSSTVLAAGLRTRGGVVSDVLELWADAGLAAALTLQQLRATTALTSAPPEVWVFENPSVLAVALDRFGERCPPLVCTSGWPSSAGILLLNQLSAAGSALYYHGDFDGEGLRIAANVVARTGAVPWRMSSDDYLTAVADGPSVGRVTSVPWDSQLAGHLTEAGRTVPEERLARALLDEIVQRTGS; encoded by the coding sequence GTGGAACTGTCGCCGGACCTCATGCCGCTCTGGACCGTGGTGCACGCGCGGTTGTCGGGTGGGCTGGCGGTCAGCCGGGTGAAGGTCGGGCCGCTTGATCTCGGGCAGCGGACTGCCCTGGCCGACCTGCTCGGGTCCGCTCGGCTGCCCGGCGAGCACGTCGAGATCAGCCTCGCCAAGCTCGACGAAGTGCTGCTGGACCGTATCGGCCAGGACTCGCGCGCCGTCGTCAGCCGGCTCGTCGGGCCGATCGGCGACCGCGCGGCCGAGCGGCGTGAAGCCGCGGCTCGGCGCGCTGAGCTGTGGGACTGGCTCGGCGGTCATCCGGTCGTCACGGCTCAGCCGGCGCTCGGCGACTGGGTGGCGGGTATCCGGCGGGCTGGGCTCGTCGAACAGTCGATCCCCCGGACGAAGGAAGAACTCGCGAAAGTTCTTCGGGTGCTGTCCGAGCTGCCCGCGGCCGGACAGCCTCTTCCGAAGTTCGCTGACGAGGTTCTCGGTGACACCCACGCCTTGGACGAGGGCAAACGCTGCGCGAACCTCGTCCTGAAAGCCCTGGTCGCCATCTACGACGTCCCGCCTCCGGCCGACGCGCCTGAGCGCCGGGCCCTGTGGGAACGAGCCGGGATCGCCGACGACCAGCTGTCTTCCACCGTTCTGGCGGCCGGGTTGCGGACGCGGGGTGGCGTGGTCAGCGACGTCCTCGAGCTGTGGGCCGACGCCGGGCTCGCGGCGGCCCTCACCCTGCAACAGCTTCGGGCCACGACGGCGTTGACCAGCGCACCGCCCGAGGTGTGGGTCTTCGAGAACCCCAGTGTGCTCGCCGTGGCGCTCGATCGGTTCGGCGAGCGCTGCCCGCCCTTGGTGTGCACGTCGGGGTGGCCGAGCAGTGCGGGCATCCTCCTGCTCAACCAGCTCTCCGCCGCGGGATCGGCGTTGTACTACCACGGTGACTTCGACGGCGAAGGGCTGCGGATCGCCGCCAACGTCGTCGCGCGGACCGGTGCGGTGCCCTGGCGGATGAGCAGTGACGACTACCTCACCGCGGTGGCCGATGGGCCGTCCGTCGGCCGGGTCACCTCCGTGCCGTGGGACTCGCAGCTGGCCGGGCACCTCACCGAAGCCGGGCGAACCGTTCCGGAGGAGCGCTTGGCAAGGGCGCTTCTGGATGAAATCGTCCAGCGGACAGGAAGCTGA
- a CDS encoding TIGR02677 family protein has product MDPIRVPPEMFRFTSGDRAGLYVSILHAFGEANERLETALGLDDVRARLRTVGRLEAIEDDELTDALGKLRDWNLVDVVQNHSENYRTAGEYERRNLQYSLTRQGEAAFAGVVHAMNVLAATGALQTAVLDAIADRLGDLVRELERGTNRRIFTTLIELEAHLEALRGNTKQFNGELQRLLRADGANLTTFHEVKASTVAYLQEFLTNLEHRSHTIAVRIQQVEDHGVGLMQLRALTGADLPQLTATDPGPPWLEHRRAKWEGLRTWFLPVDGSQPRVEQLHLVARKAIIALLQVLDRITESRRRTSSAVADFRELARWFTVVPAQDDLHRLWSTVFGLSSARHAHLAHPDPELISSTSPWADAPPVEVSPLLRTSGRTERFSRTGKVRDVAAVRAARAEQARAERAELEAAWDMLDTSGVIRLSSFGALDHAVFERLLDLLGRALGAAPGRAGNRRSATSDGRIEILLRPPRDGSTATVTTPRGQFRGPDYEVEIRTAGQRLVRRSAGGRP; this is encoded by the coding sequence ATGGATCCGATCCGTGTCCCGCCCGAGATGTTCCGCTTCACCAGCGGGGATCGGGCGGGGCTGTACGTCTCGATCCTGCACGCCTTCGGTGAGGCCAACGAACGGCTGGAAACCGCGCTGGGGCTCGACGACGTCCGGGCCCGGTTGCGCACCGTCGGCCGGCTCGAGGCGATCGAGGACGACGAACTCACCGACGCGCTGGGGAAGCTGCGGGACTGGAACCTCGTCGACGTCGTCCAGAACCACTCCGAGAACTACCGGACTGCCGGCGAGTACGAACGTCGCAACCTGCAGTATTCCTTGACACGCCAAGGCGAAGCCGCCTTCGCGGGCGTGGTCCACGCGATGAACGTCCTGGCCGCGACCGGTGCGTTGCAGACCGCGGTGCTCGACGCGATCGCCGACCGGCTCGGCGATCTGGTCAGGGAACTGGAAAGAGGCACCAACCGGCGGATCTTCACCACGCTGATCGAACTCGAAGCCCACCTCGAAGCGTTGCGCGGCAACACGAAGCAGTTCAACGGCGAGCTGCAGCGGCTCCTGCGCGCGGATGGCGCGAACCTCACGACCTTCCACGAGGTCAAGGCCAGCACGGTGGCTTACCTCCAGGAGTTCCTCACCAACCTCGAGCACCGGTCGCACACCATCGCGGTCCGGATCCAGCAGGTCGAGGACCACGGCGTCGGGCTGATGCAGCTGCGCGCCCTGACCGGCGCCGACCTGCCCCAGCTCACGGCCACCGACCCGGGTCCGCCTTGGCTCGAGCACCGGCGCGCGAAGTGGGAAGGCCTGCGCACCTGGTTCCTGCCGGTGGACGGCTCCCAGCCGCGGGTCGAGCAGCTGCACCTCGTCGCGCGCAAGGCGATCATCGCGCTGCTCCAGGTGCTCGACCGGATCACTGAGTCACGCCGGCGGACGAGCAGCGCGGTGGCCGACTTCCGTGAGCTCGCCCGGTGGTTCACGGTGGTCCCCGCCCAGGACGACCTCCACCGGCTGTGGTCGACCGTCTTCGGGCTGAGCTCCGCGCGGCACGCTCATCTCGCTCATCCCGATCCCGAGCTGATCAGCTCGACCTCGCCGTGGGCGGACGCCCCGCCGGTGGAGGTCTCCCCCTTGCTGAGGACGAGCGGGCGCACCGAACGATTCAGCCGCACGGGCAAGGTGCGCGACGTCGCGGCGGTGCGGGCGGCCAGAGCCGAACAGGCGCGCGCGGAGCGAGCCGAGCTGGAGGCGGCGTGGGACATGCTCGACACGAGTGGTGTGATCCGGCTGTCGTCGTTCGGGGCGCTCGATCACGCCGTCTTCGAACGCCTGCTGGATCTGCTGGGACGCGCGCTCGGCGCGGCTCCCGGTCGTGCCGGCAACCGGCGCAGCGCCACCTCCGACGGCCGGATCGAGATCCTCCTCCGCCCGCCGCGGGACGGTTCGACGGCCACTGTGACCACTCCGCGCGGGCAGTTCCGCGGCCCGGACTACGAGGTGGAGATCCGTACGGCCGGACAGCGGCTCGTCCGGCGCAGCGCCGGAGGCCGCCCGTGA
- a CDS encoding TIGR02678 family protein: MTKLTNQLVSAEREEVAHGIRRLLATPLIAELSQPEAFDLVRRRREPIRQWFDYYCGWTLTVEPRLGYARLVKVRTVTDPTRPARRPRSGRAAFDRRRYALLCVVAAELLAVPVTTIGLLADRVGRATAADDVVPAFETASRGERMAFVDVLRLLESYGVVEVVDGTTEAFVDSAEAKVLYRIDATLLLRLLAAPVGASQLAVPVEEVALRFDELLAAVSRERRYGLASGAHDETATRSEVQRNLWLRHSVFRRIVDDPVLYFDDLNADERAYLASPTGRQLLRRAADQAGFVLEERAEGVLLVDVEGIATDSRFPDDAGTAKVAALLLLESLTGPSTVEQLEIGAAALLDRFPRWAKTYRNEDGLRQLTSDALAVLTAFGLAQHEAGLVRPLPAAARYAVRDARTTEPGGTTP, from the coding sequence GTGACCAAGCTGACCAACCAGCTGGTGAGCGCCGAACGCGAGGAGGTCGCGCACGGCATCCGCCGGCTGCTCGCGACCCCGCTGATCGCCGAGCTCAGCCAACCGGAGGCGTTCGACCTGGTCCGGCGCCGGCGAGAACCGATCCGGCAATGGTTCGACTACTACTGCGGGTGGACCCTGACCGTCGAACCGCGGCTCGGGTACGCCCGGCTGGTCAAGGTGCGGACCGTCACGGACCCGACGAGGCCCGCGCGGCGGCCGCGGTCCGGGCGGGCCGCGTTCGACCGTCGCCGCTACGCGCTGCTGTGCGTCGTCGCGGCCGAGCTGCTCGCGGTCCCGGTGACCACGATCGGCCTGCTGGCGGACCGGGTCGGGCGGGCGACTGCGGCGGACGACGTCGTGCCGGCGTTCGAGACCGCCAGCCGCGGCGAACGCATGGCGTTCGTCGACGTCCTGCGCCTGCTCGAGTCCTACGGCGTGGTCGAGGTCGTCGACGGGACGACCGAAGCCTTCGTGGACTCGGCGGAGGCCAAGGTGCTGTACCGGATCGACGCGACGCTGCTGCTCCGGCTCCTGGCCGCACCGGTCGGGGCGTCGCAGCTCGCGGTCCCGGTCGAGGAGGTGGCGCTGCGCTTCGACGAGCTGCTGGCCGCGGTGTCGCGCGAACGACGCTACGGACTTGCTTCCGGCGCCCACGACGAAACCGCGACCCGGTCGGAAGTTCAGCGGAACCTGTGGCTGCGGCACTCGGTGTTCCGCAGGATCGTCGACGATCCGGTGCTCTACTTCGACGACCTGAATGCCGACGAACGCGCCTACCTCGCCTCGCCGACCGGACGTCAGCTGCTGCGCCGGGCCGCGGACCAGGCGGGTTTCGTCCTGGAGGAGCGAGCTGAAGGCGTGCTCCTCGTCGACGTCGAAGGCATCGCGACCGACAGCCGGTTCCCCGACGACGCCGGCACCGCGAAGGTCGCGGCCCTGCTGCTGCTCGAGTCCCTCACCGGACCGTCCACAGTGGAACAACTGGAGATCGGAGCAGCCGCGCTGCTCGACCGCTTTCCCCGGTGGGCGAAGACGTATCGCAACGAAGACGGGCTCCGGCAGCTCACGTCGGACGCTCTCGCGGTCCTGACCGCGTTCGGGCTCGCTCAGCACGAAGCCGGCCTGGTGCGGCCGCTTCCGGCCGCGGCCCGTTACGCGGTGCGGGATGCCCGGACCACCGAACCCGGAGGAACGACGCCATGA